A genome region from Schlesneria paludicola DSM 18645 includes the following:
- a CDS encoding lactate racemase domain-containing protein gives MPDPIPTFSHAQIREWFAKLPKQDFVDQKILLIVPDATRTAPLPLLFDALFHEIRPHCMSLDVMVALGTHPPMSDAQIAKLLGIDETERGRLFYQMRTFNHEWDRPDRLVTLGTLTKAETAELSNGLLSLEVPVQINSRIQDYDLLLVLGPVFPHEVVGFSGGNKYFFPGIGGPEILNFFHWLGALITNYEIIGVKDTPVRRVVDAAAALIPKTRRAITFVVSSDCSLHGLFYGTPESAWNEASDLSGQVHIKRCPRPFKQVLSCAPPMYDELWVAGKCMYKMEPVVADGGELIIYAPHMNEISITHGKLIEQVGYHVRDYFTKQWDRFKDIPWGVLAHSTHVRGGGTFENGIENPRVRVTLASGISPETCARINLGYRDPATIDVESFANREEEGVLLVRKSGEYLFRLEP, from the coding sequence ATGCCCGATCCAATCCCCACGTTCTCGCACGCCCAAATCCGGGAGTGGTTCGCGAAGCTGCCAAAACAGGATTTCGTCGACCAGAAGATCCTGTTGATCGTTCCCGATGCGACAAGGACGGCGCCATTGCCGCTCCTTTTCGATGCGCTCTTTCACGAGATTCGTCCACACTGCATGTCGCTGGACGTCATGGTGGCGTTGGGCACGCACCCCCCCATGTCCGATGCCCAGATTGCGAAATTGCTTGGCATCGACGAGACCGAGCGAGGCCGGCTCTTTTACCAGATGCGGACGTTCAACCATGAGTGGGACCGACCTGATCGGCTGGTCACCCTGGGAACGCTGACAAAAGCTGAAACGGCGGAACTCTCCAATGGCCTGTTGTCGCTGGAAGTGCCTGTCCAGATCAATTCACGCATCCAGGACTACGACCTCTTGCTCGTCCTTGGGCCGGTGTTTCCGCATGAAGTCGTCGGATTCTCGGGTGGGAACAAATACTTCTTCCCAGGGATCGGTGGCCCGGAAATCTTGAACTTCTTCCACTGGTTGGGGGCTCTTATCACGAACTACGAGATCATCGGGGTGAAAGACACGCCGGTGCGTCGTGTGGTCGATGCGGCTGCGGCCCTGATTCCGAAGACTCGCCGTGCCATCACGTTCGTCGTCTCCTCCGACTGCAGCCTGCACGGCCTGTTCTACGGAACGCCGGAATCGGCCTGGAACGAAGCGTCCGACCTCTCGGGGCAAGTGCATATCAAGCGCTGTCCGCGGCCGTTCAAACAAGTTCTGTCCTGCGCGCCGCCGATGTACGACGAGCTTTGGGTGGCCGGAAAGTGCATGTACAAAATGGAACCTGTGGTCGCGGATGGGGGCGAACTGATCATCTATGCCCCGCACATGAACGAAATCTCGATCACACATGGAAAGCTGATCGAGCAAGTGGGATATCACGTTCGCGACTACTTCACGAAGCAGTGGGATCGATTTAAAGACATTCCCTGGGGCGTGCTCGCCCATTCGACGCATGTCCGCGGAGGAGGAACATTCGAAAACGGAATTGAGAATCCTCGCGTCCGCGTCACACTCGCCAGCGGGATCTCGCCCGAAACTTGCGCGCGAATCAATCTGGGTTACCGCGACCCGGCAACGATCGACGTCGAATCATTTGCCAATCGCGAAGAGGAGGGGGTCTTGCTTGTACGCAAGTCAGGTGAATACTTATTCCGCCTCGAGCCGTAG
- a CDS encoding pyridoxal phosphate-dependent aminotransferase, which yields MSQSWIANRMHQIDASGIRKVFDLAAKMKNPVNLSIGQPHFDTPTPVKQALIGAVESGKNVYSVTQGIAPLCEALQSRVKAEFGHADRQAFVTSGTSGGLMLALSTLVNEGDEVIVFDPYFVMYKHLVTLAGGVCRLIDTYPDFRIDLDRVREAITPRTKVILCNSPCNPTGYVATEAELKGLAELAAEKNVCLISDEIYRVFSYDRPFVSPAKWNDQTLVIDGFSKSHSMTGLRLGFAHGPTHLIQQMIKLQQFTFVCAPQPVQWAGLAAMECDVSDRVADYAKKRRYMIDELQGAYDIRGAEGAFYLFIKTPWGTGTEFVAKAIENELLIIPGNVFSQKDTHFRLSFATTDETLQRGVEILKRLARG from the coding sequence ATGAGCCAATCTTGGATTGCCAACCGGATGCATCAGATCGATGCCTCTGGGATCCGCAAGGTGTTCGACCTGGCGGCAAAAATGAAGAATCCGGTGAACCTGAGTATCGGGCAACCGCACTTCGATACCCCGACTCCTGTCAAACAAGCACTGATCGGTGCCGTTGAGTCTGGCAAGAATGTCTACTCGGTTACGCAGGGGATCGCTCCGCTGTGCGAAGCGCTTCAATCGCGAGTGAAGGCTGAGTTTGGTCATGCCGATCGTCAGGCATTCGTGACCAGCGGAACCAGCGGCGGGCTGATGCTCGCCTTGTCGACCCTGGTGAATGAGGGCGACGAAGTCATCGTTTTCGACCCCTATTTTGTGATGTACAAGCATTTGGTGACGTTGGCAGGCGGAGTTTGCCGCCTGATTGATACATATCCTGACTTTCGGATCGATCTCGATCGCGTGCGAGAAGCGATAACGCCGCGAACCAAAGTGATCTTGTGCAACAGCCCCTGCAATCCTACGGGATATGTCGCGACGGAGGCTGAGCTGAAAGGGCTGGCAGAACTCGCGGCGGAAAAGAATGTGTGCTTGATCAGTGACGAGATCTATCGTGTCTTCTCGTACGATCGTCCTTTTGTGTCACCCGCGAAATGGAATGATCAGACGCTCGTGATCGACGGGTTCAGCAAATCGCATTCGATGACTGGACTTCGACTGGGTTTTGCGCATGGCCCAACGCACTTGATCCAACAGATGATCAAGCTTCAGCAGTTCACGTTCGTTTGCGCCCCACAACCCGTTCAATGGGCGGGCCTTGCCGCGATGGAGTGTGATGTCTCGGATCGAGTCGCCGACTATGCCAAGAAGCGGCGGTACATGATCGACGAGCTTCAAGGGGCCTACGACATTCGAGGGGCGGAAGGGGCGTTTTATCTGTTCATTAAGACGCCGTGGGGAACAGGCACCGAATTCGTCGCGAAAGCGATTGAAAACGAGCTTCTAATCATCCCCGGTAATGTTTTTAGCCAGAAAGATACGCATTTCCGGCTGAGTTTTGCCACGACGGACGAGACGCTGCAACGCGGAGTTGAAATCCTCAAACGTCTGGCGAGGGGATAA
- a CDS encoding SMP-30/gluconolactonase/LRE family protein gives MTDQDSGSAVSDLNSTAIARRSFLAASLGAIGAATSVIARDFGPSAQPVRYPDPDIVTLDPRFKKYAIGNTPIQRIYHSPEMLWAEGPAWNGVGRYLLWSDIPNNVQKRWLEEDGHVTTFRHPAGNSNGNTFDYQGRQVSFEHGNRRVVRYEHDGSVTVLADKYDGKSLNAPNDGVVHPNGDVWFTDPGYGSLMNYEGEKAANDSKQPYQKEAVYRIDGKTGKIEKVTDDVFKPNGICFSPDYKKVYVADTGASHYSDAPKQIKVWDVVDEKGVANGKEFASMKLKVKGAAAGVPVVNKVPGQARNFANVSQEEELSGLADGIRCDTDGNIWASAGWVGDGYDGVHIFEPQEGVRIGQIRLPEICSNVCFGGTKRNRLFMTASTSIYAVYVEARGAHIT, from the coding sequence ATGACTGACCAGGATTCCGGTTCCGCTGTGTCTGATCTGAATTCCACAGCAATTGCTCGTCGCTCATTTCTCGCGGCATCGCTTGGGGCGATAGGGGCCGCAACCTCTGTGATCGCGCGTGATTTCGGGCCGTCGGCTCAACCGGTTCGCTATCCCGATCCCGACATTGTCACGCTCGATCCGCGGTTCAAGAAGTACGCCATCGGCAACACGCCCATTCAGCGAATTTATCACAGTCCAGAAATGCTGTGGGCTGAAGGGCCTGCCTGGAACGGAGTCGGTCGATACCTGCTGTGGAGTGATATCCCGAACAACGTTCAGAAACGCTGGCTCGAGGAAGATGGCCATGTGACAACCTTCCGACATCCCGCGGGCAACAGCAACGGAAATACATTCGACTACCAGGGGCGTCAGGTCTCGTTTGAACACGGGAATCGCCGAGTCGTGCGATATGAGCACGATGGCAGCGTCACCGTGCTGGCCGACAAGTACGATGGCAAGTCGCTGAATGCCCCCAATGATGGGGTCGTTCATCCGAATGGGGATGTCTGGTTTACTGATCCGGGCTATGGAAGTTTGATGAATTATGAAGGCGAGAAGGCCGCCAACGATTCAAAGCAGCCGTACCAGAAAGAGGCCGTCTATCGAATCGATGGAAAGACGGGCAAAATTGAGAAGGTGACCGACGACGTCTTCAAGCCGAATGGGATCTGTTTCTCGCCAGACTATAAGAAGGTCTACGTCGCAGATACCGGTGCGTCGCACTACAGTGACGCGCCGAAACAGATCAAGGTCTGGGACGTTGTTGATGAGAAGGGCGTGGCAAACGGCAAGGAGTTTGCTTCAATGAAATTGAAGGTAAAAGGGGCCGCGGCCGGAGTTCCGGTTGTGAACAAAGTTCCCGGCCAGGCGAGAAACTTTGCAAATGTCTCGCAAGAGGAAGAGCTTTCAGGCCTCGCCGATGGAATCCGTTGTGATACGGACGGCAACATCTGGGCGAGCGCGGGCTGGGTTGGTGACGGATACGACGGGGTACACATTTTCGAACCACAAGAAGGCGTGCGAATCGGTCAAATTCGACTGCCCGAAATCTGCAGTAACGTCTGTTTTGGCGGAACCAAACGAAATCGCCTGTTTATGACCGCCAGCACATCGATTTACGCAGTCTATGTCGAAGCTCGCGGCGCACACATTACGTGA
- a CDS encoding NAD(P)/FAD-dependent oxidoreductase, whose translation MPRVLIVGGGFAGLNLAKGLGDVPGVEVLVVDRTNHHLFQPLLYQVAMAGLSPADIAAPIRSLLARFNNIRVLQGEVRSVDTDRNLVVTDFGELPFDYLVLACGARHSYFGHDEWEEFAPGLKTLEQATEIRRRVLSAYESAERTTSLEERKRLLTFVVVGGGPTGVELAGAIGEMSRFTLAKDFRNIDATLARVILLEAGPRILGMFSEQLSARAARDLEQLGVQIWTGSAVTKIDANGVDIGNERIISATVLWAAGVKASSLGKDSGFEVDRSGRVIVENDLSVKGHPNIFVAGDQSCYTHQTGRPLPGTAPVAMQQGCYLANLIRIDVQGGKRTPFRFADKGQMATIGRSRAVVEVGKFKMTGFIAWMAWLLVHIYYLTGFPNRLRVVLNWGWSYITFRRGARLIVPKEWRFGQAAEERPKVATVPEAPVKVSA comes from the coding sequence ATGCCGCGAGTATTGATCGTTGGAGGTGGTTTTGCCGGGTTGAACCTTGCCAAGGGGCTTGGGGACGTTCCCGGTGTCGAGGTGTTGGTCGTCGATCGAACGAACCATCATTTGTTCCAACCGCTGCTGTATCAGGTCGCAATGGCGGGGCTGAGCCCCGCCGATATCGCAGCACCGATCCGGAGTTTACTCGCCCGCTTTAACAACATTCGCGTCCTGCAGGGCGAAGTCCGTTCTGTCGACACCGATCGAAATCTTGTTGTCACGGATTTTGGCGAATTGCCGTTCGACTATCTGGTGCTCGCCTGTGGTGCGCGGCATAGCTATTTCGGGCACGACGAATGGGAGGAATTTGCACCAGGGCTTAAGACGCTCGAGCAGGCGACCGAAATTCGTCGACGCGTGCTTTCTGCCTACGAATCTGCAGAGCGAACCACGTCGCTCGAAGAGCGGAAGCGGTTGCTGACGTTTGTTGTCGTGGGTGGCGGGCCGACGGGCGTCGAGCTGGCTGGTGCCATTGGCGAGATGAGTCGATTTACGCTGGCCAAAGACTTCCGAAACATTGACGCCACGCTGGCTCGCGTCATTCTCCTCGAGGCGGGGCCAAGAATTCTGGGGATGTTCAGTGAGCAATTGTCCGCGCGAGCCGCTCGCGATCTGGAACAGCTTGGAGTCCAAATCTGGACTGGCAGTGCTGTAACCAAGATCGATGCGAATGGCGTCGATATCGGCAATGAACGTATCATCTCGGCCACCGTTCTGTGGGCGGCCGGTGTCAAAGCCTCGTCGTTGGGGAAGGATTCCGGCTTTGAAGTTGATCGATCGGGCCGCGTCATTGTCGAGAATGATTTGAGCGTCAAGGGGCACCCGAACATCTTTGTGGCGGGGGATCAGTCTTGTTACACGCATCAGACTGGTCGGCCGCTACCAGGAACCGCGCCGGTGGCAATGCAGCAAGGTTGCTATCTCGCAAACTTGATTCGAATCGATGTCCAGGGCGGGAAGCGGACGCCGTTTCGATTTGCGGACAAAGGGCAGATGGCAACGATCGGCCGGAGCCGCGCGGTGGTCGAAGTCGGTAAATTCAAAATGACCGGCTTCATCGCCTGGATGGCTTGGTTGCTTGTTCACATCTACTATCTGACGGGTTTCCCCAATCGCTTGCGCGTCGTGCTGAATTGGGGCTGGTCGTACATCACATTCCGTCGAGGTGCCCGACTGATCGTTCCCAAAGAATGGCGATTCGGGCAGGCCGCAGAAGAGAGGCCGAAGGTGGCAACTGTGCCCGAGGCGCCGGTGAAAGTGAGCGCCTGA
- a CDS encoding FHA domain-containing protein yields MLGQLIPVGGGDPIPLLKPTLIVGRRPSCDIRLDYANVSSNHCRLEYINGYWRASDVSRNGTKVNGERIDEKFLQPGDTVSFARHAFEIQYTPDPEAVPPSEEVDPFAMSLLEKAGLSQEDRRDRQPSRGRPSPPARPSPPPSRGHQPTKPNPKSPDSPKNDDDQALEWLKD; encoded by the coding sequence ATGTTGGGACAATTGATACCAGTGGGTGGCGGAGACCCGATTCCACTCCTCAAGCCAACCTTGATTGTAGGACGTCGCCCCAGTTGCGACATTCGCCTGGATTACGCGAATGTGTCCTCGAATCATTGTCGGCTTGAGTACATCAATGGCTACTGGCGTGCTTCGGACGTCAGCCGCAACGGCACAAAAGTCAACGGCGAGCGAATCGACGAAAAGTTCCTGCAACCCGGCGACACCGTTTCATTCGCCCGACACGCATTCGAGATTCAATACACCCCCGACCCCGAAGCCGTCCCCCCCTCAGAGGAAGTTGATCCCTTCGCAATGAGCCTGCTGGAGAAGGCGGGCTTGAGCCAGGAAGATCGACGTGATCGCCAACCGAGTCGCGGCCGACCATCACCGCCGGCTCGGCCGAGTCCACCACCATCCCGCGGACACCAGCCGACGAAGCCGAACCCCAAGTCGCCTGACAGTCCCAAGAATGACGACGATCAGGCACTCGAATGGCTGAAGGACTGA
- a CDS encoding SPFH domain-containing protein: protein MGLFDKLRNELIDIIEWLDDSRNTLVWRFPRYQNEIKQGAQLIVRPGQLAVFVLQGKVADVFEPGTHTLNTQNLPILSTIAGWKFGFNSPFKSEVYFISTRQITDLKWGTPNPVMLRDPEFGPIRLRAFGTYALKAVEPKALLTELVGTDGVVEADEVTELMRSIITSALSDMLAEKQVAALDLASKYREFSEELRKYVEERIDDEYGLAIPQLIIVNISFPEAVEKALDTRTSMGVLGDMNKFQQYSLGEAMRESAQHGGGGEGLGLGMGVAMAGRMMTSPGIGFGTPAGGPASPPPPPAWHVAVNGQPQGPYAPEQIQQAISAGRISGQTLLWSPQLSGWTAASQIPDWSAYFQRPGVNPPPPVPPTVP, encoded by the coding sequence ATGGGACTGTTCGACAAACTGCGCAATGAACTGATCGACATCATTGAATGGCTCGACGATTCGCGAAATACGCTCGTATGGCGATTTCCGCGATATCAAAACGAGATCAAGCAAGGGGCTCAATTGATTGTGCGCCCCGGCCAGCTCGCAGTGTTCGTTCTGCAGGGAAAAGTCGCCGATGTGTTCGAGCCTGGTACGCATACACTGAACACTCAGAATCTGCCAATTCTCAGTACGATTGCCGGTTGGAAGTTTGGATTCAACAGCCCGTTTAAGTCGGAGGTGTACTTCATCAGTACACGCCAGATCACCGATTTGAAGTGGGGGACGCCGAACCCGGTGATGTTGCGAGATCCAGAATTCGGTCCGATCCGTCTGCGAGCTTTCGGAACGTATGCGCTCAAAGCGGTTGAACCCAAGGCACTGCTGACCGAGCTTGTCGGAACGGATGGTGTTGTTGAGGCCGACGAAGTCACGGAACTAATGCGTTCTATCATTACCTCGGCGCTGTCTGACATGCTGGCAGAAAAGCAGGTGGCCGCGCTCGATTTGGCCTCGAAATACCGTGAGTTTTCCGAAGAACTTCGTAAGTACGTAGAGGAGCGAATTGACGATGAATATGGGTTGGCCATACCACAACTCATCATCGTGAATATTTCGTTTCCCGAGGCCGTCGAGAAGGCGCTCGACACGCGGACGAGTATGGGTGTGCTCGGAGATATGAACAAGTTCCAGCAGTACTCTCTCGGGGAAGCGATGCGAGAATCCGCCCAGCACGGAGGGGGTGGTGAAGGTCTGGGGTTGGGGATGGGAGTGGCCATGGCTGGTCGGATGATGACCTCGCCAGGGATCGGTTTTGGAACGCCGGCGGGCGGTCCAGCATCGCCACCTCCACCGCCTGCCTGGCACGTCGCGGTGAATGGGCAGCCACAGGGGCCTTATGCTCCTGAGCAGATTCAACAGGCGATTTCGGCGGGGCGGATCAGCGGTCAAACGCTGCTTTGGTCTCCGCAGTTGTCGGGTTGGACCGCCGCGTCGCAGATTCCCGATTGGTCAGCCTATTTTCAGCGTCCCGGTGTGAATCCGCCACCACCGGTACCGCCGACAGTTCCTTGA
- a CDS encoding superoxide dismutase has product MAFTLPPLPYAPNALEPHIDARTMEIHHGKHHQAYINNANAKLEGHPALASKTAEEIISNLSAVPEDIRTVIRNNAGGHANHSLFWTILAPHTGAEPTGELAEAITSTFGSFTAFKEKLSAAATTRFGSGWAWLSYDKGKLVVESTPNQDSPLMEGRTPLLGLDVWEHAYYLNYQNRRPDYIAAFFNVVNWPEVARRYAAAKKA; this is encoded by the coding sequence ATGGCTTTCACACTTCCGCCGTTGCCGTATGCTCCAAACGCGCTGGAACCACATATCGATGCCCGCACGATGGAAATCCATCACGGCAAGCATCATCAGGCGTACATCAACAACGCCAATGCCAAGCTGGAAGGCCATCCTGCACTGGCCTCCAAGACTGCCGAAGAGATCATCAGTAACCTCTCGGCGGTCCCTGAAGACATCCGCACCGTCATCCGCAACAACGCGGGGGGGCATGCCAATCACTCGCTGTTCTGGACGATCCTTGCGCCGCACACCGGGGCCGAGCCAACTGGCGAACTGGCTGAAGCCATCACCAGCACGTTCGGTTCGTTCACCGCGTTCAAAGAAAAACTGAGTGCCGCCGCAACGACCCGTTTTGGTAGCGGTTGGGCGTGGCTGTCCTACGACAAGGGCAAGCTTGTCGTAGAAAGCACGCCGAATCAAGACAGCCCGCTGATGGAAGGCCGAACCCCATTGCTGGGTCTGGACGTCTGGGAGCACGCGTACTACTTGAACTATCAGAATCGCCGCCCTGACTACATCGCCGCGTTCTTTAACGTTGTCAACTGGCCGGAAGTCGCACGTCGCTATGCCGCCGCAAAGAAGGCATGA
- the lnt gene encoding apolipoprotein N-acyltransferase gives MSASVMKEKRQNSDRSVREIIASARSMHKQKTARVGVLGAFAMSFLSGLFLWLCFTPVNASPLAWLAPVPLLLLVRIKERTSWMYAAIYAGSATSQLAMLQWMRLGDPTMYIAWMALAAYLGLYQVAFVSISRIAVQKWSVPLLAAAPAVWIGLEYLRAHLMTGFAWYFLGHSQYRWLELIQVSDLVGAYGVSFIVVACATALALLVPHSWLIRCRLVLPSTGPVTPAGLTLSQLVQVSVSLMMFVSVLGYGYVRRSQADFKPGPRVALIQGNFLASLREEPVDPGDRFLTHLSLNAHAVKEQHPHLIVWPEGMFPWPLMSAAKDMSDDELRKLVPSVSPAAWHNPMVAGILREESERAGAALILGINAAVAEPNVVTQHNSAVFVRPDTGIAGRYDKMHLVPFGEYIPLRDVFPILKALTPYSDAGGLTPGLQPAIFEYQGWKFAPVICFEDTVPHLVRNIVASGTGTDGAKSVDVLVNLSNDGWFHGSSELDQHLITAAFRAVECRTPLVRAVNTGVSAFIDGDGAIREPDHFFDGDARKNGNNAPRTSMRDPKTGAWHKQLNAALIHTVPLDSRQSPYVRYGDWFAMLCAAATLFCAVSILIPKQANAV, from the coding sequence ATGTCTGCAAGTGTCATGAAAGAAAAGCGACAAAACTCGGATCGATCTGTTCGCGAGATCATTGCTTCGGCAAGATCGATGCACAAGCAGAAGACGGCGCGCGTCGGAGTACTCGGTGCATTCGCGATGTCATTCTTGTCCGGGCTTTTTTTGTGGCTCTGTTTCACGCCCGTCAATGCGAGCCCCTTGGCGTGGCTCGCCCCGGTCCCGCTCTTGCTGCTCGTTCGGATCAAAGAACGCACGAGCTGGATGTATGCCGCCATTTATGCGGGAAGTGCGACGAGTCAGTTGGCCATGCTGCAGTGGATGCGGCTGGGTGATCCTACGATGTATATTGCCTGGATGGCTCTCGCTGCCTACCTGGGACTTTACCAAGTCGCATTCGTCAGCATTTCTCGAATTGCCGTACAGAAATGGTCGGTTCCGCTACTTGCGGCCGCACCTGCGGTTTGGATTGGTCTTGAGTATCTCCGTGCCCATCTGATGACCGGTTTCGCATGGTATTTCCTGGGGCATTCGCAGTATCGCTGGCTGGAACTGATTCAGGTCAGCGATCTGGTTGGTGCCTATGGGGTGAGTTTTATCGTTGTGGCGTGTGCGACGGCACTCGCTCTGCTGGTACCGCATTCGTGGTTGATTCGCTGCCGCCTGGTCCTTCCGTCGACAGGGCCTGTGACACCTGCCGGTCTAACGTTGTCGCAACTGGTTCAAGTCTCTGTTTCGTTGATGATGTTTGTGAGCGTTCTGGGTTATGGCTATGTGCGACGATCCCAGGCGGATTTCAAGCCAGGTCCGCGCGTGGCATTGATTCAAGGAAATTTCCTGGCGTCGCTGCGAGAAGAGCCTGTCGATCCCGGTGATCGCTTTCTGACGCATTTGAGTTTGAATGCACACGCGGTCAAAGAGCAGCATCCACATCTGATTGTCTGGCCTGAGGGAATGTTTCCTTGGCCACTGATGTCGGCCGCGAAAGACATGAGTGACGATGAGCTCCGGAAGTTGGTCCCCTCTGTCAGCCCTGCGGCGTGGCATAATCCCATGGTTGCCGGGATCCTGCGCGAAGAAAGCGAGCGGGCCGGTGCGGCGCTCATTTTGGGAATCAATGCCGCTGTCGCCGAACCGAATGTCGTAACACAACACAATTCGGCTGTCTTTGTCCGGCCGGATACTGGCATTGCGGGGCGTTACGACAAGATGCACCTTGTGCCATTCGGCGAGTACATCCCACTGCGTGACGTGTTTCCGATCTTGAAAGCCCTGACTCCTTACAGCGATGCTGGGGGGCTGACGCCCGGTTTGCAGCCCGCGATCTTTGAATATCAGGGCTGGAAGTTTGCCCCGGTCATCTGTTTTGAAGACACTGTGCCCCATCTCGTGCGTAACATCGTTGCGTCTGGAACGGGGACCGACGGTGCGAAGTCCGTCGACGTGCTCGTGAATCTCTCGAATGATGGTTGGTTTCATGGTTCAAGTGAACTCGATCAGCACTTAATTACAGCCGCATTTCGAGCCGTCGAATGCCGTACGCCGCTCGTTCGTGCCGTCAATACGGGCGTTTCAGCTTTTATTGATGGGGATGGTGCCATTCGTGAGCCAGATCACTTCTTTGACGGTGATGCACGTAAGAATGGCAACAACGCACCGCGAACCTCGATGCGCGACCCCAAGACGGGGGCTTGGCACAAGCAGCTCAACGCGGCTCTCATTCACACTGTTCCGCTGGATTCGAGACAAAGCCCCTATGTTCGATATGGCGATTGGTTCGCAATGCTGTGCGCTGCGGCAACGCTCTTCTGTGCAGTCTCGATTCTGATTCCCAAGCAGGCGAACGCCGTTTAG